One Rosa chinensis cultivar Old Blush chromosome 5, RchiOBHm-V2, whole genome shotgun sequence genomic region harbors:
- the LOC112164023 gene encoding F-box protein At3g07870 yields the protein MADKCTRKKIVSVFENFPEEIIQGIFVKLPIKSLVQCTAVCKSWRSLIISSTFIDAHLRRIVQSNSQTNVYGLFLLTACTSEKLLFSLHLDNPAFDEYTKLTSPLIPLFKKKLRKYSEKESDFYVAGTCNGLVCLASKYTTIIWNPCIRKYMVLPRPITLGFESDWARCDFGYDSHTNDYKVLRSVNNFYGKRTACEVWSLARGSWKIISAGVVPAYFRPLDYSDRGYDVSLSNKHAFVNGALHWIPSPKGYPDEVRYIVSFDLFSERFAKIMIPTASEIAHVSILRYRESLALLVQSSEKLLHLWVMKEYSVVESWTILSTLHLQERIWYPLGFRKSGEVLLNMYPLGVQLVDPNTGQITSELNKRRMYNFMDSFVQSLLLFDQPNAICY from the coding sequence ATGGCAGACAAATGTACCAGAAAGAAAATAGTGTCAGTCTTCGAAAACTTTCCTGAAGAAATCATACAAGGAATCTTCGTGAAGTTGCCAATCAAATCTTTAGTCCAATGCACCGCAGTGTGCAAATCATGGAGATCTCTAATCATAAGCTCTACCTTCATTGATGCCCATCTCAGGCGCATAGTCCAATCCAACAGTCAGACCAACGTTTATGGCCTTTTTCTACTAACTGCATGTACATCTGAGAAGCTTCTTTTCTCGTTGCATTTGGATAACCCTGCATTCGATGAGTACACCAAGCTCACAAGTCCACTCATTCCTTTGTTcaaaaagaaactaagaaagtACTCAGAAAAGGAGAGCGATTTCTATGTTGCTGGAACTTGTAATGGCCTGGTGTGCCTTGCTTCTAAATATACCACAATAATTTGGAATCCTTGCATCAGAAAGTATATGGTTTTGCCTAGGCCAATTACCCTTGGCTTCGAATCTGATTGGGCAAGGTGCGACTTTGGCTATGATTCACACACCAATGACTATAAGGTTTTGAGAAGTGTGAACAACTTTTATGGCAAGCGAACTGCATGTGAGGTTTGGTCGTTAGCTAGAGGTTCTTGGAAGATTATCAGTGCTGGTGTTGTTCCAGCTTACTTTAGACCTCTTGATTATTCGGATAGAGGATATGATGTTTCCTTATCAAACAAACATGCTTTTGTCAATGGAGCTTTACATTGGATTCCAAGCCCCAAAGGGTATCCCGATGAAGTCAGATATATTGTTTCTTTTGATCTGTTCAGTGAGCGATTTGCCAAGATAATGATACCAACGGCCTCTGAAATAGCACATGTTTCTATTTTAAGATACAGGGAGTCTCTTGCCTTGTTGGTTCAGAGTTCGGAGAAATTGCTCCACTTGTGGGTGATGAAAGAGTATAGTGTGGTGGAATCCTGGACTATATTATCAACTTTACACTTGCAAGAACGTATCTGGTATCCACTTGGTTTTCGGAAAAGTGGTGAAGTATTGCTCAACATGTACCCTCTTGGGGTGCAATTAGTAGACCCTAACACCGGACAAATTACAAGTGAGCTAAATAAACGACGGATGTACAATTTCATGGATTCTTTTGTGCAGAGCCTTCTCTTGTTTGACCAACCCAATGCAATATGTTACTAA
- the LOC112167000 gene encoding uncharacterized protein LOC112167000: MANTSINSISLKAMVDKASNQIIFVESDNDFIDVIFSFLTIPMGKIIRLTPNQSIRLGVGCLNNVYASVKNMDLKHFRTEACKDMLLSPRSAAESQCKNLKVKIYNDEATQYFMCSLNIANCKFSYCKDLNCDSCGVKINMEKNLLVTPDGGVFVKGLSRLIITDDLQVIPPLTAASLPLLTKLGVMDVNTMEEVTINVGVDEVLNLLMRSLASKTPLTESLLKNKPRRKFCNEYQGINTEPQMVKDKTNLEGTISVKLIVSKSKKMVCYAEAGEDFVNLLLSFLTIPLGFIVKHMGNRSLQGCIDQLYKSVQDLDDQYMMSSYHKEMLLTPKLVPGFCYENHLLGTEEATYYYAGSTGFLSTDRVLLATQTALAPKSISPFAPSAFGRQESAQTSIRPIAFRDPKANHHQHKNAQVQGFLEGPAMFTVTDDLNIRPVSLIYGLSLLNELKVPLTDIYVQTVQVHEEEALRLLVAAFLGDSALTITFIRESEQDKRLNQEQ; this comes from the exons ATGGCCAATACATCTATCAACAGCATTAGCTTGAAAGCCATGGTGGACAAAGCGAGCAACCAAATTATCTTCGTAGAGTCTGACAATGATTTCATTGATGTTATCTTTAGTTTCTTAACAATACCCATGGGAAAAATTATCAGGTTGACCCCTAATCAATCAATACGATTGGGCGTAGGTTGCTTGAATAATGTGTATGCAAGTGTTAAGAATATGGATCTGAAGCATTTCCGTACTGAAGCATGTAAAGACATGTTGCTATCTCCCCGGAGTGCGGCTGAATCTcaatgcaagaacctcaaagtGAAGATTTACAATGATGAGGCTACACAGTACTTTATGTGCTCACTTAACATAGCCAATTGCAAGTTTAGTTATTGCAAAGATTTAAATTGTGATAGTTGTGGAGTAAAAATAAATATGGAGAAAAATCTTCTAGTGACTCCAGATGGAGGTGTGTTTGTGAAAGGACTATCCAGACTCATAATTACTGATGATTTACAAGTGATTCCACCATTAACTGCAGCAAGCCTTCCTCTACTTACAAAGCTTGGAGTCATGGATGTGAATACTATGGAGGAGGTGACCATCAATGTAGGAGTTGATGAG GTTTTGAATTTGCTTATGCGGTCATTAGCATCGAAGACACCTTTGACAGAATCTCTGCTGAAGAATAAACCAAGACGAAAATTTTGCAATGAATATCAAGGAATAAATACCGAACCCCAAATGGTAAAAGACAAAACGAATCTGGAAGGAACCATTTCTGTCAAGCTTATAGTGAGCAAATCAAAGAAGATGGTTTGTTACGCAGAAGCAGGGGAGGATTTTGTTAATTTGCTCTTAAGTTTCTTAACTATTCCGCTGGGGTTTATTGTTAAACACATGGGGAATCGCTCATTACAAGGATGCATTGATCAGTTGTACAAGAGTGTCCAGGATCTTGATGATCAATATATGATGTCAAGCTACCACAAAGAAATGCTACTCACTCCTAAACTTGTCCCTGGTTTTTGCTATGAGAACCATCTTTTAGGAACTGAGGAAGCCACATATTATTATGCTGGTTCAACAGGTTTTCTGTCTACTGATAGAGTCCTTCTTGCTACTCAAACTGCACTTGCTCCTAAATCTATCAGTCCATTCGCTCCCAGTGCATTCGGCCGTCAAGAAAGTGCTCAAACTTCAATAAGGCCAATTGCTTTTAGGGATCCCAAAGCCAACCATCACCAACATAAAAATGCTCAAGTTCAAGGGTTTTTAGAAGGACCGGCAATGTTCACAGTGACTGATGATCTGAACATAAGACCTGTATCTCTAATCTATGGCCTGTCTCTTCTAAATGAATTGAAGGTACCTTTGACTGACATTTATGTGCAAACCGTGCAGGTGCACGAAGAGGAG GCTTTGCGTCTTTTGGTAGCTGCTTTTCTTGGCGACTCGGCTCTAACCATTACCTTCATCAGGGAGTCAGAGCAAGACAAAAGGTTAAATCAAGAACAGTGA